In a genomic window of Bacteroidota bacterium:
- a CDS encoding T9SS type A sorting domain-containing protein, with protein sequence MPEYDFVYEYTYIPTYRFDLHLMMGAGFDLLNSPNNLTLMRSSIPLTFNPNAPTIPPNGIATLAKNNEVAVYPNPFNNELVVVVKGASAQTKYQVTNALGMLVQEGFLSGDKSTIDLSQLASGLYTLHVNGQAGIKLSKE encoded by the coding sequence TTGCCTGAATACGATTTTGTATATGAGTATACTTATATACCTACCTATCGTTTTGACTTACATTTGATGATGGGTGCTGGTTTTGATTTGTTAAATTCTCCAAACAATTTAACATTAATGCGTTCATCAATTCCTTTAACATTTAATCCAAACGCACCTACTATTCCACCGAATGGAATTGCTACACTTGCTAAAAATAACGAAGTTGCAGTATATCCAAATCCATTTAATAACGAACTTGTGGTAGTAGTTAAAGGAGCATCTGCACAAACAAAATATCAAGTTACAAATGCACTTGGAATGTTGGTACAGGAAGGATTCTTGTCAGGTGATAAATCAACAATTGATTTATCACAACTTGCAAGTGGTTTGTATACGCTTCATGTAAACGGACAAGCTGGAATTAAACTTTCTAAAGAATAA